One region of Rattus norvegicus strain BN/NHsdMcwi chromosome 13, GRCr8, whole genome shotgun sequence genomic DNA includes:
- the Fcgr2b gene encoding low affinity immunoglobulin gamma Fc region receptor II isoform X3: MGTLLFLPLPMDSNRTVVHVLSRTLYHMLLWTAVLNLVAESHGLPKAVVKLEPPWIQVLKEDTVTLMCEGTHNTKNCSTQWFHNGSSIWHQAQANYTFKATVNDSGEYRCRMEETGISEPIHLGVISDWLLLQTSQLVFEEGETITLRCHSWKNKQLTKVLLFQNGKPVRYYHQSSNFSIPKANHSHSGNYYCKAYLGRTMHVSKPVTITVQEPKSSSSLPVLTIVAAVAGIAVAAIVIILVSLVYLKKKQVPDTPSGLEEAEKNEVENTITYSLLKHPEAPDEESDHDYQNHI, from the exons ATGGGAACCCTGCTGTTCCTACCGCTCCCCATGGACAGCAACAGGACTGTCGTCCATGTGCTCTCACGGACTTTGTACCATATGCTACTGTGGACAGCTGTGCTAA aTCTTGTTGCTGAGTCTCATG GTCTTCCGAAGGCTGTGGTGAAACTTGAGCCCCCATGGATCCAGGTGCTTAAGGAAGACACTGTGACACTGATGTGCGAAGGGACCCACAACACCAAGAACTGTTCTACTCAGTGGTTTCACAATGGGAGCTCCATCTGGCATCAAGCCCAAGCCAACTACACGTTTAAGGCCACAGTCAATGATAGTGGAGAATACCGGTGCCGAATGGAGGAGACCGGCATCAGCGAACCCATACATCTGGGAGTGATTTCTG ACTGGCTGCTACTCCAGACCTCTCAACTGGTGTTTGAAGAAGGGGAAACCATCACATTAAGGTGCCATAGCTGGAAGAACAAACAGCTGACTAAGGTCTTGTTGTTCCAGAATGGAAAACCTGTGAGGTATTATCATCAAAGCAGCAATTTTTCAATCCCCAAAGCCAACCACAGTCACAGTGGGAACTACTATTGCAAAGCATATCTAGGAAGGACAATGCACGTGTCCAAGCCTGTCACCATCACTGTCCAAG AGCCCAAATCCAGCAGTTCGTTGCCGGTATTGACGATTGTAGCTGCTGTCGCTGGAATTGCTGTAGCTGCCATTGTTATTATCCTGGTATCCTTGGTCTATCTCAAGAAAAAGCAGGTTCCAG ACACTCCTTCTGGTCTCGAAGAAGCTGAGAAAAATGAG GTGGAGAATACAATCACCTATTCACTTCTCAAGCATCCTGAAGCTCCGGATGAAGAATCAGATCACGACTACCAGAACCACATTTAG
- the Fcgr2b gene encoding low affinity immunoglobulin gamma Fc region receptor II, with the protein MGTLLFLPLPMDSNRTVVHVLSRTLYHMLLWTAVLNLVAESHAGLPKAVVKLEPPWIQVLKEDTVTLMCEGTHNTKNCSTQWFHNGSSIWHQAQANYTFKATVNDSGEYRCRMEETGISEPIHLGVISDWLLLQTSQLVFEEGETITLRCHSWKNKQLTKVLLFQNGKPVRYYHQSSNFSIPKANHSHSGNYYCKAYLGRTMHVSKPVTITVQEPKSSSSLPVLTIVAAVAGIAVAAIVIILVSLVYLKKKQVPDTPSGLEEAEKNEVENTITYSLLKHPEAPDEESDHDYQNHI; encoded by the exons ATGGGAACCCTGCTGTTCCTACCGCTCCCCATGGACAGCAACAGGACTGTCGTCCATGTGCTCTCACGGACTTTGTACCATATGCTACTGTGGACAGCTGTGCTAA aTCTTGTTGCTGAGTCTCATG CAGGTCTTCCGAAGGCTGTGGTGAAACTTGAGCCCCCATGGATCCAGGTGCTTAAGGAAGACACTGTGACACTGATGTGCGAAGGGACCCACAACACCAAGAACTGTTCTACTCAGTGGTTTCACAATGGGAGCTCCATCTGGCATCAAGCCCAAGCCAACTACACGTTTAAGGCCACAGTCAATGATAGTGGAGAATACCGGTGCCGAATGGAGGAGACCGGCATCAGCGAACCCATACATCTGGGAGTGATTTCTG ACTGGCTGCTACTCCAGACCTCTCAACTGGTGTTTGAAGAAGGGGAAACCATCACATTAAGGTGCCATAGCTGGAAGAACAAACAGCTGACTAAGGTCTTGTTGTTCCAGAATGGAAAACCTGTGAGGTATTATCATCAAAGCAGCAATTTTTCAATCCCCAAAGCCAACCACAGTCACAGTGGGAACTACTATTGCAAAGCATATCTAGGAAGGACAATGCACGTGTCCAAGCCTGTCACCATCACTGTCCAAG AGCCCAAATCCAGCAGTTCGTTGCCGGTATTGACGATTGTAGCTGCTGTCGCTGGAATTGCTGTAGCTGCCATTGTTATTATCCTGGTATCCTTGGTCTATCTCAAGAAAAAGCAGGTTCCAG ACACTCCTTCTGGTCTCGAAGAAGCTGAGAAAAATGAG GTGGAGAATACAATCACCTATTCACTTCTCAAGCATCCTGAAGCTCCGGATGAAGAATCAGATCACGACTACCAGAACCACATTTAG
- the Fcgr2b gene encoding low affinity immunoglobulin gamma Fc region receptor II isoform X2: MGTLLFLPLPMDSNRTVVHVLSRTLYHMLLWTAVLNLVAESHGLPKAVVKLEPPWIQVLKEDTVTLMCEGTHNTKNCSTQWFHNGSSIWHQAQANYTFKATVNDSGEYRCRMEETGISEPIHLGVISDWLLLQTSQLVFEEGETITLRCHSWKNKQLTKVLLFQNGKPVRYYHQSSNFSIPKANHSHSGNYYCKAYLGRTMHVSKPVTITVQEPKSSSSLPVLTIVAAVAGIAVAAIVIILVSLVYLKKKQVPALPGNPDHREMGEALPEELGEYRKPSGGSVPVSPGPPSGLDPTRSSSYTPSGLEEAEKNEVENTITYSLLKHPEAPDEESDHDYQNHI, from the exons ATGGGAACCCTGCTGTTCCTACCGCTCCCCATGGACAGCAACAGGACTGTCGTCCATGTGCTCTCACGGACTTTGTACCATATGCTACTGTGGACAGCTGTGCTAA aTCTTGTTGCTGAGTCTCATG GTCTTCCGAAGGCTGTGGTGAAACTTGAGCCCCCATGGATCCAGGTGCTTAAGGAAGACACTGTGACACTGATGTGCGAAGGGACCCACAACACCAAGAACTGTTCTACTCAGTGGTTTCACAATGGGAGCTCCATCTGGCATCAAGCCCAAGCCAACTACACGTTTAAGGCCACAGTCAATGATAGTGGAGAATACCGGTGCCGAATGGAGGAGACCGGCATCAGCGAACCCATACATCTGGGAGTGATTTCTG ACTGGCTGCTACTCCAGACCTCTCAACTGGTGTTTGAAGAAGGGGAAACCATCACATTAAGGTGCCATAGCTGGAAGAACAAACAGCTGACTAAGGTCTTGTTGTTCCAGAATGGAAAACCTGTGAGGTATTATCATCAAAGCAGCAATTTTTCAATCCCCAAAGCCAACCACAGTCACAGTGGGAACTACTATTGCAAAGCATATCTAGGAAGGACAATGCACGTGTCCAAGCCTGTCACCATCACTGTCCAAG AGCCCAAATCCAGCAGTTCGTTGCCGGTATTGACGATTGTAGCTGCTGTCGCTGGAATTGCTGTAGCTGCCATTGTTATTATCCTGGTATCCTTGGTCTATCTCAAGAAAAAGCAGGTTCCAG CTCTCCCAGGAAACCCTGATCACAGggaaatgggagaagcccttCCTGAGGAACTGGGTGAGTACAGGAAGCCCTCTGGGGGCTCAGTGCCTGTCAGCCCAGGGCCTCCATCTGGACTGGACCCAACAAGAAGCAGCTCAT ACACTCCTTCTGGTCTCGAAGAAGCTGAGAAAAATGAG GTGGAGAATACAATCACCTATTCACTTCTCAAGCATCCTGAAGCTCCGGATGAAGAATCAGATCACGACTACCAGAACCACATTTAG
- the Fcgr2b gene encoding low affinity immunoglobulin gamma Fc region receptor II isoform X1: MGTLLFLPLPMDSNRTVVHVLSRTLYHMLLWTAVLNLVAESHAGLPKAVVKLEPPWIQVLKEDTVTLMCEGTHNTKNCSTQWFHNGSSIWHQAQANYTFKATVNDSGEYRCRMEETGISEPIHLGVISDWLLLQTSQLVFEEGETITLRCHSWKNKQLTKVLLFQNGKPVRYYHQSSNFSIPKANHSHSGNYYCKAYLGRTMHVSKPVTITVQEPKSSSSLPVLTIVAAVAGIAVAAIVIILVSLVYLKKKQVPALPGNPDHREMGEALPEELGEYRKPSGGSVPVSPGPPSGLDPTRSSSYTPSGLEEAEKNEVENTITYSLLKHPEAPDEESDHDYQNHI, from the exons ATGGGAACCCTGCTGTTCCTACCGCTCCCCATGGACAGCAACAGGACTGTCGTCCATGTGCTCTCACGGACTTTGTACCATATGCTACTGTGGACAGCTGTGCTAA aTCTTGTTGCTGAGTCTCATG CAGGTCTTCCGAAGGCTGTGGTGAAACTTGAGCCCCCATGGATCCAGGTGCTTAAGGAAGACACTGTGACACTGATGTGCGAAGGGACCCACAACACCAAGAACTGTTCTACTCAGTGGTTTCACAATGGGAGCTCCATCTGGCATCAAGCCCAAGCCAACTACACGTTTAAGGCCACAGTCAATGATAGTGGAGAATACCGGTGCCGAATGGAGGAGACCGGCATCAGCGAACCCATACATCTGGGAGTGATTTCTG ACTGGCTGCTACTCCAGACCTCTCAACTGGTGTTTGAAGAAGGGGAAACCATCACATTAAGGTGCCATAGCTGGAAGAACAAACAGCTGACTAAGGTCTTGTTGTTCCAGAATGGAAAACCTGTGAGGTATTATCATCAAAGCAGCAATTTTTCAATCCCCAAAGCCAACCACAGTCACAGTGGGAACTACTATTGCAAAGCATATCTAGGAAGGACAATGCACGTGTCCAAGCCTGTCACCATCACTGTCCAAG AGCCCAAATCCAGCAGTTCGTTGCCGGTATTGACGATTGTAGCTGCTGTCGCTGGAATTGCTGTAGCTGCCATTGTTATTATCCTGGTATCCTTGGTCTATCTCAAGAAAAAGCAGGTTCCAG CTCTCCCAGGAAACCCTGATCACAGggaaatgggagaagcccttCCTGAGGAACTGGGTGAGTACAGGAAGCCCTCTGGGGGCTCAGTGCCTGTCAGCCCAGGGCCTCCATCTGGACTGGACCCAACAAGAAGCAGCTCAT ACACTCCTTCTGGTCTCGAAGAAGCTGAGAAAAATGAG GTGGAGAATACAATCACCTATTCACTTCTCAAGCATCCTGAAGCTCCGGATGAAGAATCAGATCACGACTACCAGAACCACATTTAG
- the Fcgr2b gene encoding low affinity immunoglobulin gamma Fc region receptor II isoform X4, producing the protein MGTLLFLPLPMDSNRTVVHVLSRTLYHMLLWTAVLNLVAESHAGLPKAVVKLEPPWIQVLKEDTVTLMCEGTHNTKNCSTQWFHNGSSIWHQAQANYTFKATVNDSGEYRCRMEETGISEPIHLGVISDWLLLQTSQLVFEEGETITLRCHSWKNKQLTKVLLFQNGKPVRYYHQSSNFSIPKANHSHSGNYYCKAYLGRTMHVSKPVTITVQEPKSSSSLPVLTIVAAVAGIAVAAIVIILVSLVYLKKKQVPGGEYNHLFTSQAS; encoded by the exons ATGGGAACCCTGCTGTTCCTACCGCTCCCCATGGACAGCAACAGGACTGTCGTCCATGTGCTCTCACGGACTTTGTACCATATGCTACTGTGGACAGCTGTGCTAA aTCTTGTTGCTGAGTCTCATG CAGGTCTTCCGAAGGCTGTGGTGAAACTTGAGCCCCCATGGATCCAGGTGCTTAAGGAAGACACTGTGACACTGATGTGCGAAGGGACCCACAACACCAAGAACTGTTCTACTCAGTGGTTTCACAATGGGAGCTCCATCTGGCATCAAGCCCAAGCCAACTACACGTTTAAGGCCACAGTCAATGATAGTGGAGAATACCGGTGCCGAATGGAGGAGACCGGCATCAGCGAACCCATACATCTGGGAGTGATTTCTG ACTGGCTGCTACTCCAGACCTCTCAACTGGTGTTTGAAGAAGGGGAAACCATCACATTAAGGTGCCATAGCTGGAAGAACAAACAGCTGACTAAGGTCTTGTTGTTCCAGAATGGAAAACCTGTGAGGTATTATCATCAAAGCAGCAATTTTTCAATCCCCAAAGCCAACCACAGTCACAGTGGGAACTACTATTGCAAAGCATATCTAGGAAGGACAATGCACGTGTCCAAGCCTGTCACCATCACTGTCCAAG AGCCCAAATCCAGCAGTTCGTTGCCGGTATTGACGATTGTAGCTGCTGTCGCTGGAATTGCTGTAGCTGCCATTGTTATTATCCTGGTATCCTTGGTCTATCTCAAGAAAAAGCAGGTTCCAG GTGGAGAATACAATCACCTATTCACTTCTCAAGCATCCTGA